Proteins encoded in a region of the Bradyrhizobium sp. CB3481 genome:
- a CDS encoding negative regulator of septation ring formation, which translates to MANNPKKVKDPTEVALSAIQEALNISDTAVDPSRNSIGGEIVPPSMPSGAPAFPETPFDARPNADRPVFDSIEEPRSPRRAANDDRETIGQILQAIQKNRPARSVYTLASIFGGVWIVGCALLTAAFLPSLQAAIGQSGGVLVLAGLASLFFAPVLLFYFLASLAWRGQEMRMIAQSMAQVAIRFSEPEGAAADSMVTVGQAIRREVAAMGDGVERAIARAGELETLVANEVAALERAYTDNEVRIRALLQDIAHQRDNLVGQAEQVRSAISGVQIDLRHDIALISDAIASRVDEVAKSITGALEERGQHITSALSHAGDNMILALGERGGDLLDRLEEASAETTRAVLDASERLTTSLNFKTGHVHDEFVDLADRVHEMLNERIDRITSEFEQRSSTIVDGISDRTEQVHDSLKNSSDSLLLELELRSGDLVNKIDEAGNRLASRILTSGDKASDALDVTVNTLVAKVISQTENAHDGLALQMSAFDELVKNQGSELAEKFARDSGTLGALITRHISEFDRTVKTFGGEIVERMGARTQEIADSLKNYVDTFDTRLTSNSGEITASLDQRLLQFETTLGNRVDHLDASLDTKIRLFDETVDGRLKSLETTFDTRAKSVTETIDGRISTLTGSLTDGAAQAIQSIDQRLTLLTSSLTEGTAQAIAAVDHRIANVTETLDGRSAYLTDTIQARFQEIHQGIETRVGDIASSIETKVGAFASGLEGRVGDIASGLETRVGGIATDIDARVAQFEDLLGSRIEAVAGRIESSGRQASEDMMSRAEILSSTIKSHVEDAERSLTNLVVNTSETIQTGARTAQQALLTVSSDVGAQLKLTSAEVEAALVAVGTTAASSILTSSRDAQTTLVSASSEAAAQVKSLAADVERTLSAAGDATAASVLAGAREAQTTLVTASADAANHVKSLASDVERSLSIAGTATAEAVTAGARAAQSTLVAASTEAADQVKSLAADVQRSLSMAGNATAEAITASAREAQSTLMSVSAEASNQVKSLTADVERSLSMAGNATAESITTGAREAQNTLITASSEAANHVKSLAIDVERTLTAVGSETAATLLTTAREAHSSLATTSADAASQIKAIAADMERSLGVVTATTTDTIQTTAQNAQGALVAVTNEVTSKVKSTTADIERSVLAATSNFGSTMTGKTDEIVTYVQQQTDRLAQIVDSRRGSLVEALGSKTTQLTTDIDRVTADALKSIETRGQAFSQSMATHGSEVARTITSAGDLATGAVAKSLKDLEQASRSAIDQSRQVSIAAVTEMQETSKILRTDTVALFERLREGNILLQEVLTGAHDNLNSLERALVTRVADFVSAMNDVTARNGVATQTLEDQLSVFNNKTSKALENLGSLSSEFEKHGKALIDAAGVVEQANRSTTASVADRKSQLESLVTTIDLRTTDLDQRLSRFTGLLDESLAAAEERARDIARVVAETAGAGSAAISRQFEAVRTAAENERQQTLDAMNDLYQQSTQETDAMFKQSTEKFGEMVQAMKQMAAEMHNELEATRNELRRGVLEMPQEAADNTAQMRKVIVDQIEALAELNRIVAHHGRGLDVVTSGRGAAQRQDEPVMAAANARNEVRMRDVGSASTLPPPDLGMPAPRRAEAPPVSPVSQDSGRDGWLSDLLHRTDAGAGQPPPRGRAPQPAANPLESLSLDIGRLMDRNLAAEMWDRYQRGESKAFTKRLYTPAGQKAFDEVSRKYRADRSFKQTVDRYIAEFERLLDEVAREDRGPQALRGHLTSETGLVYTLLAHAAGRLG; encoded by the coding sequence ATGGCGAACAATCCGAAGAAGGTCAAAGATCCCACTGAAGTTGCGCTGTCTGCCATTCAGGAAGCGCTCAACATCAGCGACACCGCCGTTGACCCCAGCCGAAATTCGATCGGCGGCGAAATCGTCCCGCCAAGCATGCCCTCCGGCGCGCCCGCCTTTCCCGAAACCCCGTTCGATGCGCGCCCGAACGCGGACCGTCCGGTGTTCGATTCGATCGAGGAGCCGCGCAGCCCCCGTCGCGCCGCCAATGACGATCGCGAAACCATCGGACAGATTCTGCAGGCCATCCAGAAGAACCGCCCTGCCCGCAGCGTCTACACGCTCGCCAGCATCTTCGGCGGCGTCTGGATCGTCGGCTGCGCGCTGTTGACCGCGGCGTTCCTGCCCTCGTTGCAGGCGGCGATCGGACAAAGCGGCGGCGTGCTGGTCTTGGCCGGCCTTGCGTCGTTGTTCTTCGCGCCGGTGCTGCTGTTCTACTTCCTCGCCAGCCTCGCCTGGCGCGGCCAGGAAATGCGGATGATCGCGCAGTCGATGGCGCAGGTCGCCATCCGCTTCTCCGAGCCGGAAGGCGCAGCCGCCGATTCCATGGTGACCGTCGGCCAGGCGATCCGCCGCGAAGTCGCCGCGATGGGCGACGGCGTCGAGCGCGCCATCGCGCGCGCCGGCGAGCTGGAAACGCTGGTCGCGAATGAAGTCGCCGCGCTCGAGCGCGCCTATACTGATAACGAGGTGCGCATTCGCGCGCTGCTGCAGGACATCGCCCATCAGCGCGACAACCTAGTCGGCCAGGCCGAGCAGGTGCGCAGCGCCATTTCCGGGGTTCAGATCGACCTGCGCCACGACATCGCGCTGATCTCGGACGCGATCGCCTCGCGCGTCGACGAGGTCGCAAAAAGCATCACCGGCGCGCTGGAAGAGCGCGGCCAGCACATCACGAGCGCGCTCAGCCATGCCGGCGACAACATGATCCTCGCGCTCGGCGAGCGAGGCGGCGATCTGCTCGATCGCCTCGAGGAAGCCAGCGCCGAGACCACGCGCGCGGTGCTCGACGCTTCCGAGCGGCTGACCACCAGCCTCAACTTCAAAACCGGACACGTCCACGACGAGTTCGTCGATCTCGCCGATCGCGTCCACGAAATGCTGAACGAGCGCATCGACCGCATCACGAGCGAATTCGAGCAGCGCTCCTCGACCATCGTCGACGGCATCTCCGACCGCACCGAGCAGGTCCACGACTCCTTGAAGAACTCTTCGGACTCGCTCCTGCTCGAACTCGAGCTGCGCTCCGGCGATCTCGTCAACAAGATCGACGAGGCCGGCAACCGCCTCGCCAGCCGCATCCTCACCTCCGGCGACAAGGCGAGCGACGCGCTCGACGTGACCGTGAACACGCTGGTCGCCAAGGTGATCAGCCAGACCGAAAACGCGCATGACGGCCTCGCGCTGCAGATGAGCGCGTTCGACGAGTTGGTGAAGAACCAGGGCTCGGAGCTTGCGGAAAAATTCGCCCGCGACAGCGGCACGCTCGGCGCGCTGATCACGCGCCACATTTCGGAGTTCGACCGCACCGTCAAGACGTTCGGCGGCGAGATCGTCGAGCGCATGGGCGCGCGGACCCAGGAAATTGCCGACAGCCTGAAGAACTACGTCGACACGTTCGATACCCGCCTGACCTCGAACAGCGGCGAGATCACCGCTTCGCTCGATCAGCGGCTGCTGCAGTTCGAAACCACGCTCGGCAACCGGGTCGACCATCTCGACGCCTCGCTCGACACCAAGATCAGGCTGTTCGACGAAACCGTCGACGGCCGCCTGAAATCGCTGGAAACGACTTTCGACACCCGCGCCAAATCCGTCACCGAGACCATCGACGGCCGCATCAGCACGCTGACCGGCTCGCTGACCGACGGTGCCGCGCAGGCGATCCAGTCGATCGACCAGCGGCTCACCCTCCTCACCTCCTCGCTCACCGAGGGCACCGCGCAGGCGATTGCAGCGGTCGACCATCGCATTGCCAACGTCACCGAAACGCTCGACGGCCGCAGCGCTTATCTGACCGACACCATCCAGGCACGGTTCCAGGAAATCCATCAGGGCATCGAGACGCGCGTCGGCGACATCGCCAGCAGCATCGAGACTAAGGTCGGCGCTTTCGCCAGCGGTCTCGAAGGCCGCGTCGGCGACATTGCCAGCGGCCTCGAGACCCGGGTCGGCGGCATCGCCACCGATATCGATGCCCGCGTGGCGCAGTTCGAGGATCTGCTCGGTTCGCGCATCGAGGCGGTGGCGGGCCGCATCGAAAGCAGCGGCCGGCAGGCCAGCGAAGACATGATGTCGCGCGCCGAAATACTGTCGTCCACGATCAAGTCGCATGTCGAGGACGCCGAGCGTTCGCTGACCAACCTCGTGGTCAATACCAGCGAGACCATCCAGACCGGCGCGCGCACCGCGCAGCAGGCGCTGCTGACGGTCTCCTCCGATGTCGGCGCGCAGCTGAAACTGACGTCGGCCGAAGTCGAGGCCGCGCTCGTCGCGGTCGGGACGACTGCGGCGAGCTCGATCCTGACCAGCAGCCGCGACGCCCAGACCACGCTGGTGTCGGCCTCATCAGAGGCGGCCGCGCAGGTCAAGTCGCTGGCCGCCGACGTCGAACGCACCCTCTCCGCGGCCGGCGATGCCACAGCTGCGTCGGTTCTCGCCGGTGCGCGCGAAGCGCAGACCACGCTGGTGACGGCGTCCGCCGATGCGGCAAACCACGTCAAGTCGCTCGCCTCCGATGTCGAGCGTTCGCTGTCGATCGCCGGCACCGCGACCGCCGAAGCCGTCACGGCAGGCGCCCGCGCCGCACAGAGCACGCTGGTCGCCGCCTCCACGGAAGCCGCCGATCAGGTCAAGTCGCTCGCAGCCGACGTGCAGCGGTCGCTGTCGATGGCCGGCAATGCCACCGCCGAGGCGATCACGGCGAGCGCCCGCGAGGCCCAAAGCACCCTGATGAGCGTGTCGGCCGAGGCGTCGAACCAGGTCAAGTCGCTTACCGCCGACGTCGAGCGGTCGCTGTCGATGGCCGGCAATGCCACCGCCGAGTCGATCACGACGGGGGCGCGCGAGGCGCAGAACACGCTGATCACGGCCTCGTCCGAAGCCGCCAACCACGTCAAGTCGCTGGCGATCGACGTCGAGCGCACGCTGACCGCCGTCGGCTCCGAAACCGCCGCCACCCTCCTCACCACCGCGCGCGAAGCGCACAGCTCGCTCGCCACGACCTCGGCCGACGCCGCCAGCCAGATCAAGGCGATCGCCGCCGATATGGAGCGCTCGCTCGGCGTCGTCACCGCGACCACGACCGACACGATTCAGACCACCGCGCAGAACGCGCAGGGCGCGCTGGTCGCCGTGACCAACGAGGTCACATCCAAGGTCAAGTCGACCACGGCCGATATCGAACGTTCGGTGCTCGCCGCCACCAGCAATTTCGGCTCGACGATGACCGGCAAGACCGACGAGATCGTCACCTATGTTCAGCAGCAGACCGACCGCTTGGCGCAGATCGTGGACAGCCGCCGCGGCTCGCTGGTCGAGGCGCTCGGCAGCAAGACCACCCAGCTGACGACCGATATCGACCGTGTCACCGCCGACGCCCTGAAGTCGATCGAGACCCGCGGCCAGGCGTTCTCGCAATCGATGGCGACGCACGGCTCAGAAGTCGCGCGCACGATCACTTCTGCGGGCGACCTCGCCACCGGCGCGGTAGCCAAATCGCTGAAGGACCTCGAGCAGGCCTCGCGCTCGGCCATCGACCAGTCGCGCCAGGTATCGATCGCCGCCGTCACCGAGATGCAGGAGACCAGCAAGATTCTGCGCACGGACACGGTGGCCCTGTTCGAGCGGCTCCGTGAAGGCAACATCCTGCTGCAGGAAGTGCTGACCGGCGCGCACGACAACCTCAACTCGCTGGAGCGCGCGCTGGTGACCCGCGTCGCCGACTTCGTCTCCGCCATGAACGACGTCACTGCCCGCAACGGCGTTGCCACGCAGACGCTGGAAGACCAGCTCAGCGTCTTCAACAACAAGACCTCGAAGGCGCTGGAAAATCTCGGCTCGCTGTCGAGCGAGTTCGAGAAGCACGGCAAGGCGCTGATCGACGCGGCCGGCGTGGTCGAACAGGCCAACCGCTCCACCACGGCTTCGGTCGCCGATCGCAAGTCGCAGCTCGAATCGCTCGTGACCACCATCGACCTGCGTACCACCGACCTCGACCAGCGCCTGTCGCGCTTCACCGGCCTGCTCGACGAATCGCTCGCCGCGGCCGAAGAGCGCGCCCGCGACATCGCACGCGTGGTCGCGGAAACCGCCGGTGCCGGATCGGCTGCGATCAGCCGCCAGTTCGAGGCGGTGCGCACCGCGGCCGAGAACGAGCGGCAGCAGACCCTCGATGCGATGAACGACCTGTACCAGCAGAGCACCCAGGAAACGGATGCGATGTTCAAGCAGTCGACCGAGAAGTTCGGCGAGATGGTGCAGGCCATGAAGCAGATGGCGGCCGAGATGCACAACGAGCTCGAGGCGACGCGCAACGAGCTGCGCCGTGGCGTGCTCGAAATGCCGCAGGAGGCCGCCGACAACACCGCGCAGATGCGCAAGGTGATCGTCGACCAGATAGAGGCACTTGCCGAGCTCAACCGGATCGTCGCCCATCACGGCCGCGGCCTCGACGTCGTGACCTCGGGCCGCGGCGCCGCGCAGCGTCAGGACGAGCCCGTGATGGCGGCCGCCAACGCCCGCAACGAGGTGCGCATGCGCGATGTCGGCAGTGCATCGACCCTGCCGCCGCCGGATCTCGGCATGCCGGCGCCGCGCCGCGCCGAAGCGCCGCCCGTCAGCCCGGTGAGCCAGGATTCCGGACGCGACGGATGGCTATCCGACCTGCTCCATCGCACCGATGCCGGCGCCGGGCAGCCTCCTCCGCGCGGCCGCGCACCGCAGCCCGCGGCCAATCCGCTGGAGTCGCTGTCGCTCGACATCGGCCGGCTGATGGACCGCAACCTCGCCGCCGAGATGTGGGATCGCTACCAGCGCGGCGAGAGCAAAGCGTTCACCAAGCGCCTCTACACGCCGGCGGGCCAGAAGGCGTTCGACGAAGTCTCGCGCAAGTACCGCGCCGATCGCAGCTTCAAGCAGACGGTCGACCGCTACATCGCGGAGTTCGAACGGCTGCTCGACGAAGTCGCGCGCGAGGACCGTGGACCGCAGGCGCTACGCGGCCACCTCACCTCCGAGACCGGCCTCGTCTACACCCTGCTCGCCCATGCGGCAGGCCGCCTGGGGTAA